AACAGGGTGGCCCGTGCCCTTTATCCCCTTTCAGGAGGACAGCTCAGGTTTAAGTCGGGGACTGCATCTTTGCCCTGCCACAAGGAAGAGCTGCAGATTTCAAAAGAAGAGAATCACAAAGAAAGGTCATTGCTTTTACTTCCAGAGTCAAGGGCAGCAACGGGAGGGACACTCACGCTTGGAACCCTTGTAGGGAGAGAGTCTCAAGAATAACCCAGAAGAGTTTAAAattcactttgaaaaataataagtaaTCCAGGACTGGAAAACCAACAATCACATAATATTGAAGAGTCACCAAATTTGCTGTTTGATACCTAAACAGATATCCATAATCCTTACGGGACATTTGAGTTCTTGGAAAAAGTTGTCTCTCTTCTTACAAGGTTGCTTAGGACAAAGAGACCCTGGGGTGGTCTCCATTATGAGAAAAGTTACCAGGAAGCAGCTGGCTCCTCCTCCAGCCTGAGCGAGGGGTCAAAGCCAGCAGTCCCTGTGGTGCACCTGCCTGAAGGAAGAGGGACACTTTCTAAAATACTTGAACTCAGCAGTGCCAAGGATTATTTCAAAACTGTGTGCAAGGGAGCAGCAAGTCCGGCAGCTCAGAGCCAGAAGAAAGTGcaagaagttattttaaaaatcccaagGACAGCAGCTTATGAAACCTTTCCTGGTTTCACAAATGTTTCAGTACTGTGCCCTCGCATGTCCCCCGTCTCCCATCCCCGTGGcacttgctccacatcctcttgAAAGTTActgctgagagagagaaggggaaaggaggagaggagagggaactgCGGGTAGGCCTGGCTTGGTCCCAGGAGTCCTGTCTGGCTGAGTCGGGGCCATCTGCTTAAACCTCCTGCTTCATGACACCTGCAGGTGGCAGGTAGACCAGCTTGCCCTCCAGGAGCCTTACGGTGACGACCCCCGGGGGTCTTGCCCCCGCTGGGCCTACCACCCTGGAGACTCAGCGCCCCGGGGGTCCTAGAGACTGCGCCGGCTTTTAGGGCTTCTTCGCTGGGCCCCACCTCTCGGTTTACACATAAACGGAGACCCGAGCCGAGCGTGCTCCTTAGGGAGCCGGGCACTGGGTGTCCCCAGGGCTCCAGGCACCTTCCCTGGCGGGGCCACACTTACTCTCGGAGTCGCTGAAGCCGCTGCTGTCGCTAACGCTGGCGCTGCTCCGCCGCTTCATGCGCTCCAGGTGCTCCTCGTAGTGGAAGTGGCGCTCGTGGAAGGGCGACGCGAAGTCGGCCAGCACCGCGTCAAACTCGCACAGCGCGTCCGTCAGGTCCCCGGCGGCCGCCGAGTCCAAGGccggggctggggacagggacagAGGGCTCAGGTGATGGGGGCGGGGCGGCCATCCCGTCCCGGGGCCTGGAGGGGGCCACCCCCATTCCCGAGGATGGCTAACACTCATTGCGCGCTCGCCAAGGGACAGCCACGCTGTCGCTGCCCTTTGCTTCTTGTTATCTTGTAATACATTCCGCCACCCCCTGAGGTGCGTTCCGTTACTGCGCCCATTCTAGAGGGAAAGAAACTAAGGCCCCGCCGGATGAATCAGCAGGCCAAAGGTCACCCTGCTCATCCACACAGCCGAGCTCTCCCACGCGCTGTCAGGTACTTGTCCCCGCGCTCACGCCCCCGGGCGATGGGAAGATTGAGTCAGGATGCGCCCGCTACGTGTCGGGCTCGGATGCCCGGCGGCGAGGGGAGGGAAGCTGGACCCGCCAGGGGCACGGGCCCGCCGAGGAGGATGGAGGGCAGGGGGCTGTCACGAGCCGACAAGGGATCCCCCTTCTTTCGCCTCACCTGCAAGGCCAGGGCTTTGGGGACCCGCACTCACCTGCGGCCGCGGCGGCCGCGGGGCTGCCCTGCGCCGCGGGCGGCTTCATGGGCGGGCTGGGcccggcgcgcgcggcggcggctCCTGCGAGGCCCTCGGCCGGGGCCCCGGCGGATGCTGGCGCCGAGGCCGGGGCTGCTCCGGGGCGCGCGCTGCCGGCCCCGCGCTCCCGCTCCGCGCGCTGCTCGCCTCCACCCGGCTGCGCTCCTGCCCCGCCGCCCGCGCTCATGCACCGGCCGCCAGCCGGCCGCGCCGTCTTATAgccgcgggcgggggcggggcggggcggggcggggcagtgccagccgccggggacgcccccggGCCCGGGCACCGCCCTCGCCACGCGCCCGCGGAGACCGCAGTGACGAGGAGTCGCCGGATCCCGGGTTACAGCTCCAAATATTTACCCACCGCTCTCCCCGCGCGCCCTGACAACCCGGCCCACGACAGTGCTCGTGGCGTCTCCAGAGCCCCAGAGTTGACGGTTCGGCTGGACTCCGCTGCTCCCCGCCGCGTGCCCTTCACCtcctcgggcctcagtttccttatccgtGAAGTGGAAAGGCTCAGCCTCCCCGGTTTGCTGCGAAGAATGAAGTAGCCGAGAGCCCTGGGAGGCCCAGATGGGCGTCGTGGAGACACAGAGGGAGTCTTCCTCGCGTCCCCACCCATGTCCCCAAGGGACTTAAGGGTTGGGGGCGGACAGAGTGGAGAAGGACAGAAGTCGGTGGAGTCCACGCGTTCACGAGCCTTAACTGCTCCCATCCCGGAGCCGGGGCCTGACTGCAGTCCCGGGCGTTCCCTCCCACCCCGACTTTGTTCGGGAGGAGTTTGTTAGGGGAAGAAATGACTGCGTGGATACAGCGCGGCCCCGGCGCCTCTCAGTGTCCACACGGAGCCCCCCTGTCCAGTCGCCTGGCGGGGGGCAGTCGTGTCTGTGAATAACTCCTGGTGCACTGCCCAGTGCTGCGCTGCCCAACGCAGTAGTCGCTCACCCCAGGTGGCTATTTAAATGTAAAGCAGTTACAAtaggataaaatgaaaaacacagtcCCTCAGTCCCACTAGACACATATCAACAGCCATCATCGCTGAAGGTTCTATTGGACAACGCTGCCAGGGTCTCTGACCCACAGAACTGGCCTCGGGAGGAAGGGAGGCATCTTACTCCGGTTTTCGAGGGCCCCCTAGGTCAGGTCTTGGCGGGCACCATATCCAGTCCCACAGCAACCCTGAGAGGTGAAATTACTGCTtctgttttacaggtgaggaaactgaggcacggaggggTGCGGTAGGGTGCCAGGCAGGTGGTGATGGAAAGGCAGGTCTGTCTGGTTTCAGAGCCGCCTTGGGTTTCACCACCCACTCCCTTCCTCCACCGTATAAGGTGGAGAAGTGAGCAGACAGGGGGAAGAGGCTCCAAATGAGGGAGCAGATAACCCAGGTCCTTGAAGCAACACCTGTGTAATTACCATCCATATTAAGGTGTGGTATTTTATCATCACCCCAGAAAGGACCCAGAAATGTCTCTATGCCATTTTCTAGTCAATAGTAGCCCATAAGTAAACTCTATCATAACTCCTCTTCTGCATTCTGTCACCAGGAATTAGTTCTGCTGATTCTAAAACTCCTTAAACAAAATCATACTGCATGTATTCTTTTATacctggcttcttttgcttaacataacGTCCATGCGCTTCATTCGTGTTGTTGCAGTGTTAATCCATCCTCCTGCTggtgggcatttgagttgttattttgttgttgttcttgttgctgttgctgctgtaaatagtgctgcaatgagtCTTCTTGCACCTGTCTCCTTGGGTACGTGATTAAGAGTCTCTAGGATGTGTATCTAGAAGTGGAATAACCAAATTGGTTTGATTATCTCTAGACATTGGCTAAGataaataaagctgccatgaacagCCCTGTACAGTTCTTTTGGTGCACATAAATATTCACTTCTCTTGGgtttatacctaggagtggaatttcagAATGACAAGATAGGCACATGCTTAGCTTTTGAagatactgccaaacagttttctgAAGTGGTTGAATAGAATCTACACTCCTAGCAATATGTAGGAATTCCAGTTGCTCGATATTTGTGTCAACATATGATATTGTTAGAC
Above is a genomic segment from Equus caballus isolate H_3958 breed thoroughbred chromosome 17, TB-T2T, whole genome shotgun sequence containing:
- the RGCC gene encoding regulator of cell cycle RGCC isoform X2, with product MKPPAAQGSPAAAAAAAPALDSAAAGDLTDALCEFDAVLADFASPFHERHFHYEEHLERMKRRSSASVSDSSGFSDSESADSLYRNSFSFSDEKLNSPTDSTAALLSPAVAPRKAKLGDTKELEDFIADLDRTLASM
- the RGCC gene encoding regulator of cell cycle RGCC isoform X1, which produces MSAGGGAGAQPGGGEQRAERERGAGSARPGAAPASAPASAGAPAEGLAGAAAARAGPSPPMKPPAAQGSPAAAAAAAPALDSAAAGDLTDALCEFDAVLADFASPFHERHFHYEEHLERMKRRSSASVSDSSGFSDSESADSLYRNSFSFSDEKLNSPTDSTAALLSPAVAPRKAKLGDTKELEDFIADLDRTLASM